GAAATAAATACATATCTCACCTCTACCAAGAGAGAGTGGGGTGGAGCAATTAACTCCACCCCACCGGTTAGTTATTATTCTAACTTAAGGATTTTCTGACAGTATGATTGATTTGAACCGGTATTCTCAATCCGCAGGAAGTATACACCCGGCGCAACCTTTCTACCATATTCATCTCTGCCATTCCAGATGATTCTTTCAGATGGATTGTTGTATTGCTTTATCAACCTTCCAGTGACATCGTAGATTTTTATTGCAAGGCTGAAGCCTTGCCCTACATCTGATATCGTGTATCTAATATTCAATTTGTCTCTGAAGGGATTAGGAAAGATTGCAAGACCGGGATTGTTCAGCGTATGGGATTCCTGTGCCATTGGACCACCACCTTCACCTTCTTCATATTCATAGCGATAGATATAGATTGGTCCAGCAGTCGCAAAAGAGCCCGAGATTCTATCAAATACCACATCAATGGTGCCATCCTGATAAAATGCTGTCGGCACCCAGAATTCCAATGTTTCGGGCTTGAATGGATTGTATTTGATTTGATGCTTTGGACCATTATCAATCTTTACCCATTCACGCCATTGACCTGATAATTGGTGATAGGCAACGACCTTGATTTTATAGCGATAACCGGGCTCAAGCGGGAATCGGTAGGTGATTTTCTGAGAACCTATATCAACAGGAATTTGCCAGTCGGAATAGAAAGTATCACGCTGCACGAGGTAGGAAGAAGGAACCTCATTACCGTTAACTGAAGTGAGATAGGCAGGCAATTCAGGTGGGATATATGATAGTTTCTTAAATCGGATTTCATAAGGTGAGGCAGCACCATCCTGCCAGGCTGTGTAGAGATAGAACAGTGAACCAGTGATTCTTGCTACTGATTGTGGGAAGAGGGAACTTACAGTTGTCTGACTGATATTAAAGGGGTCATCTTCAGGATGGACTTTGTAATAGATTTCGGGTCCATTGATTGGTGGATATGGACTATCCTGAAAGACTGTGAATAGACCCGAGGCATTAACAGGATAACGGGATGGGGTATTTGGTGTTCGGCTGAGGTTGTCCCAATATGGAAAATTAGGGTCAGATAGGCGTCGCTGTCCTTTCCACACATCTTCTGGCGCACTTGGTGTCTGTTTATGTTCCCAGACCACATAGACCATATCACCATAGCACTCAACAAAGGGATGGGCGGATTGATGCCCTTCTGGATCAAATACATCACCCCAGTTTTGCCAGGGTTGTCCGATATTTTTTGTTGCATAGCAGACCGTGTCCTGACGCAGCCAGACCGCATGGAGGGAATTGTCAAGACTTGAACGGGCAATGGAAGGAGAGAGCCGAATCGGTGGATACATTCCACCGGTGCCGACATCTATCGGATGATATTCTCCATTCTCAGGATTAGTTATCGGGAATGAATAATCATCTACTGTATGGGCAACTCCATTCATTTGAACCCTTCCGGTGCGAGTAATAAGGATGTGAACTTCATCGGGATTTCCCGGAACAACAGCGATTGATGGTGGAGAGTTCAAGAATGGGTCATAAGGACCGACGGGATTAGAAGGGTGATAAATCTCGCCCCATTGACCGGGTGCAATCTGACGCCGATACCATAAACCACCGATTTCATCGGTCCAGGTGACTGAAGGTAGATTATCTGAACTCAATGTAATTGCCGGGAACTTGCCTTTGCCAATGGCAAGGGGTGTAGTCCAACTGGTTCCACCATCAGAAGAATACTGATAAATGACCGAATCCATTCTTGTATAAACCAGATGTAATTTTTCAGTATTCGGCTCACGGACTAAATGGCGATTGCCATTATAAGCAAGAGATAATGGGTCATTGGTATCATTGAGCATATGTCCAAGTTTAACAAGGTAGACATCAGCCCAGGGCGGCCCCGGAGAAAATGTTGTACCAGCGATTATATACTCATTTTCTTTAATAATATCAACTCCATATCCGTAGTCATTATGACCAATCCCATGATCAATTATTTTCTGCCATTCAACATCCCCGGTTCTATTTAGTTTGACGACATAAATATCCTGATATCCAATGGTCCCCATTGCCTTACCTACAGCAATATAGCCACCATCAGAAGTCTGTTTAACAGCATATCCATGGGCTCCAGAATATTGTGGGGGACGTAATAATTTGGACCATTGGAAATTCCCTGATGCATCAGTCTTAATTAAGTACATATGATCAAAAGCATATGTTCCGCAGATAAGATATCCTCTATCAGGCTGAGCGTTGATAACATATCTACCTTCATCCCAATCCGGGCCGCCAAACTTCTTTTCCCATATTAGAGTTCCATCTTCAAGGGTTTTGATAAGCCAAATGTCGGGGCTACTATTTTGCGAGTTGTACACCCTTCCAGTAATAATCAAGCCGTAGCGCCCAGATTCATAGTCATAGAATTGTTGAACACAATAACCACAGTCAAATTGACTAGTTGGGCCGTATGACCAGATTATTGTATCATTTCCCAGCGCATCTGTTATTACAAGGAGAAGTTGACCCTGGTCAGGACCCAGCTGACATCCAACAATTGCAAATCCATTACAAATTTCGGTGACAAACTCACCCCATTCACTATGCCCGTAATCTTTCAATTTGAACCACAAATCAGTGCCGTCATTTTTTATCTTTTTAAGATAGATATCTGAACCTAAGATAGATATCTGAACCCTTGTTTGGATTATATTCGTCATATGCCCCTGTTAGAATATAATTACCATCCGCAGTCTGTCGCACACAATGGACAGCATCATCATATTGTGTCCCAAAAATTTTATGCCACTGGATATTTCCGAAAGCGTCGGTTTTAATTAAATATGCGTTTCTATTCTCTGGACTTGAATATGTATAACCTCCAATGATGAATCCGCCATCGTTGGTAGTCGTTATTGAATAACCCTCGTCAGCAAGATTACCACCATATGTCTTTTGCCACACCAAATTTGGCTCCTGGGCAAAAGCGGTTGCCAAGAAAAGCATTATACATAAACTAATTCTAATTGAATATTTCATTTTTTCCTCCATTTTATTCAGCCCTGAGGCTGAAACAACATAGAATCACGCGGATGATGGCACAAATCTCCGCGGATTTTGCAGAGTAAACTCTGCCACTACATTTCAAACATTTGTAGTGGTCGAGCTTGCTCGACCTCCAATTTATGGAAAAGACCGTACGCAGGCTGAAGCCTGCGGCTACCAGAAATTTTTATCGGCACTATATTTTTCTGCTCCGGTGCCACCAGGCTCCTCGCAAGGCTAAAGCCTTGCCCTACAGTTCCTTTATCCTCTCCCTTCAAGGGAGAGGAAAGGAGAAGATGAAGCAATCTCAAACAAATCTTATAAACTCCGCATAGAAGAAGCCGAAAGAATTTTTATTAAAATCGGCAATAAGAAAATGCCGATAATTATTCTCTGGTGTAAGATAAGATAAGATAAGACATACTCACTCCTATAAAATATTATAACTTTCCCTGCCAAAGAGTCAAGACCCAATTTGAATAGCTGGTCATTCATAGATAGTCCCTTTACTTTATCCTATTGCAAATTTCGTGCCCGAAAATTGTTTTGAAATTTCATTGAGTTTTTATTGCCCGTGTTCCAAAAAGTGTGCAAATTTTGCACACTTTTTGAAGGTATTTGCAAATATGCAAAAATACGCTATTTTTTTCAGACATTCAAGTGTGTAAATTTTGCACACAATTTTTGGTTGCACACTTTTCTTAACACGAAACTGAATTCCCTATTCCAATAAACTCAAACCCGAAGGTTGCGGTTACGTCCCATGGGAAAGAATATATGCAGGCTGAAGCCTGCGGCTACCAGAAATTTTTATCGGCACTATATTTATCATGCTCCAGTAGTCATGGGTGAGAGTAAGGCTGAAGTTTTGTCCTACATCATAACCATTTTTAACATATAGAACATACCTTCAGATTTGCATTATTGTTTTTACTCTGCTTAAAAAATCCGAAAGCATGTTTGTTGGATTTCGTGTGAGAGAGATATTTAAATTTCTGTATTCCAAGATTGGATAACTTTTGTGCGTATGGCAGTTCGACCCAAAATACCTTTTAAAACAAGAAAAAGGCGCTTAATGATTATTTCTACAATTCGCTCCGACCTTCAAATGCCCGGAGGATGGTGGTGGCATCTGCGAGTCCTAAATCACTCCCTGTCGGTAATCCTCGGGCAATTCGGGTGACCTTGATATTTAAAGGTTTCAATAATTTCGCAATATAAATTGCGGTGACATCGCCTTCGGTTGTAGGATTGGTGGCAATTATCACTTCATTAATTTTTTGATTTTTTATCCTGGCTATGAGACTACTGATTCTCAAATCTTCGGGTCCAATACTATCTATCGGCGATATCACGCCATGGAGGATATGGTATAGACCCTTGTATTCGCCCATCTTTTCGATGACCATCACATCCGAGGGTTGTTCTACAACACAGATGATTTCTTTGTTACGATTGGGTGCCGAACAGATTTCGCAGGGATCGGTTTCACCCAGATTGTGACAGATGGAGCACTCCTTCAGTTCCAGTCTTGCTCGCAATATCGCATCCGTTAATTCTTTTACCCGTGATACTTCCATTTTCTGTAGAAAAAAAGCCAGACGCTGGGCAGATTTTTTGCCGATACCAGGCAACCACTGGAGCTTTTCAATCAATTCATCCATCAAACCCATACTCCATTTTAGCCAGAAATTTACCAAAGTCAACCGGTAATCTTGACAAACTGGTGTTTTTAATCTATAATCAATCGTGTTTTTATGCCTGATTTTGCTAATTGGGAAGTCAGCAACCGGAGATTCCGGCACGGTTGATACTGTCACCTCCGAAATACCTACAATAATAGATTTTTCTGCAACCAATGGGTTAGAAAGTTTGCTTACCTTAAGACAGGTTATCAAACCTGTTATTTCTTTAGCCGGTTATCATGATATTCTTTCTTTGACTCCCTTCCTTTTGGAATCCCGAAGTTTGTATGCTGCGATAAAAAGCCTTGCCCCTCTTTCTTTTTTAATAAATAATCATCCGCTTGAGGATTACTTTTTGCAAGGT
The sequence above is drawn from the candidate division WOR-3 bacterium genome and encodes:
- a CDS encoding T9SS type A sorting domain-containing protein, coding for MTNIIQTRVQISILGSDIYLKKIKNDGTDLWFKLKDYGHSEWGEFVTEICNGFAIVGCQLGPDQGQLLLVITDALGNDTIIWSYGPTSQFDCGYCVQQFYDYESGRYGLIITGRVYNSQNSSPDIWLIKTLEDGTLIWEKKFGGPDWDEGRYVINAQPDRGYLICGTYAFDHMYLIKTDASGNFQWSKLLRPPQYSGAHGYAVKQTSDGGYIAVGKAMGTIGYQDIYVVKLNRTGDVEWQKIIDHGIGHNDYGYGVDIIKENEYIIAGTTFSPGPPWADVYLVKLGHMLNDTNDPLSLAYNGNRHLVREPNTEKLHLVYTRMDSVIYQYSSDGGTSWTTPLAIGKGKFPAITLSSDNLPSVTWTDEIGGLWYRRQIAPGQWGEIYHPSNPVGPYDPFLNSPPSIAVVPGNPDEVHILITRTGRVQMNGVAHTVDDYSFPITNPENGEYHPIDVGTGGMYPPIRLSPSIARSSLDNSLHAVWLRQDTVCYATKNIGQPWQNWGDVFDPEGHQSAHPFVECYGDMVYVVWEHKQTPSAPEDVWKGQRRLSDPNFPYWDNLSRTPNTPSRYPVNASGLFTVFQDSPYPPINGPEIYYKVHPEDDPFNISQTTVSSLFPQSVARITGSLFYLYTAWQDGAASPYEIRFKKLSYIPPELPAYLTSVNGNEVPSSYLVQRDTFYSDWQIPVDIGSQKITYRFPLEPGYRYKIKVVAYHQLSGQWREWVKIDNGPKHQIKYNPFKPETLEFWVPTAFYQDGTIDVVFDRISGSFATAGPIYIYRYEYEEGEGGGPMAQESHTLNNPGLAIFPNPFRDKLNIRYTISDVGQGFSLAIKIYDVTGRLIKQYNNPSERIIWNGRDEYGRKVAPGVYFLRIENTGSNQSYCQKILKLE
- the recR gene encoding recombination mediator RecR, encoding MGLMDELIEKLQWLPGIGKKSAQRLAFFLQKMEVSRVKELTDAILRARLELKECSICHNLGETDPCEICSAPNRNKEIICVVEQPSDVMVIEKMGEYKGLYHILHGVISPIDSIGPEDLRISSLIARIKNQKINEVIIATNPTTEGDVTAIYIAKLLKPLNIKVTRIARGLPTGSDLGLADATTILRAFEGRSEL